A region from the Mucilaginibacter sp. CSA2-8R genome encodes:
- a CDS encoding DUF5686 and carboxypeptidase regulatory-like domain-containing protein has translation MQIKATLSLFILCLACCGAMAQSYTLSGTIKNNAGQSVAFATILIKGTSQGSSANSDGQYKLALANGTYNLVFKAIGYRQETRTVNLTGNQTLDVQLEPEAYQLQNVVVRAGGEDPAYGIIRKAIRKRKGYLREVNAYTCETYVKGLQRLLAAPKKFMGRDINQIGRELGLDSNRKGILYLSESESKLSFTQPDLYHEEMISSKVSGSNKAFSFNRASELTVNFYDNFQHWDGLSNRPLISPIADNALSYYNYKYMGLTVENGETINRIKVIPKRQYEPTFEGYIYIIEDSWRIHSADLYLTKSSGINILDTITVKQQYIPVEHKVWMPSSVKFEFSGGLLGFKLAGYFLAVFKNYEINPQISKKTFAEVMKVTAGVNKKDSVYWQQARPVPLTDEEKIDYEKKAVLARKRESKPYLDSLDRVNNRASIPGFLFSGLNFSNRYKKTYFRTESVIGSLLFNTVEGFAINYGAAYVKQIDSLNNKYLRLGGHIRYGFSNQLLHGNINATVPVNNYTFNLYAGSDVVDLNNKQPISVLANEFSSLFLRQNYQKLYDKHFVSLSVSHRLAGGWMATAGAEYADRKWLNNTSQYSFFRKDRPYTSNNPFMPEADVPLFPQTQSFKVSVTTSYNFSNRYVTYPTGRHYLPSDYPTLTVGYTKGIKNVLGSDVDYDLITASLAKNNVSLGMYGKFSFYIGAGKFLNNKQLFYTDYKHFAGNEILHYQDAPDAFLMLNYYTYSTSKQYLEGHLEQNFGGLFLSKLPLIRKLKLQEIVQANYLTTPGLKNYTELGAGISWNGLKVLYGWSYNSGLNSKNALRFAIILR, from the coding sequence ATGCAGATCAAAGCTACTTTATCACTCTTTATTTTATGCTTGGCCTGTTGCGGCGCCATGGCACAATCGTACACCTTAAGCGGTACTATTAAAAATAATGCAGGGCAGTCTGTTGCATTTGCAACAATATTAATTAAAGGTACCAGCCAAGGCTCGTCGGCAAACAGCGATGGGCAGTACAAGCTTGCGCTGGCCAACGGCACTTATAACCTGGTGTTTAAAGCCATTGGCTACCGGCAGGAAACCCGCACAGTTAACTTAACCGGCAACCAAACGCTCGACGTTCAGCTGGAGCCTGAGGCCTACCAATTGCAAAACGTAGTGGTTAGGGCTGGAGGCGAAGACCCAGCTTATGGCATTATCCGCAAAGCTATACGCAAACGCAAAGGTTATTTGCGCGAAGTAAACGCTTATACCTGCGAAACCTATGTTAAAGGCCTGCAACGCCTGCTGGCCGCACCCAAAAAGTTTATGGGCCGCGATATTAACCAGATTGGCCGTGAATTGGGATTAGACTCTAACCGTAAAGGCATCCTGTATTTGTCAGAGTCCGAATCCAAACTCAGCTTTACGCAGCCCGATTTATATCACGAGGAAATGATTTCGTCGAAGGTATCAGGCAGTAACAAAGCTTTTAGTTTTAACAGGGCCTCAGAGTTAACCGTTAATTTTTACGATAACTTTCAGCACTGGGACGGGCTGAGCAACCGTCCGCTCATCTCGCCTATTGCCGACAATGCCCTGTCCTACTACAACTATAAATACATGGGCCTTACGGTAGAGAACGGCGAAACCATTAACCGTATTAAAGTAATACCTAAGCGCCAGTACGAACCTACTTTTGAAGGTTATATTTATATTATTGAGGATAGCTGGCGCATACACAGTGCAGACTTATATTTAACCAAATCGTCAGGTATCAATATTTTAGATACCATTACTGTAAAGCAGCAATACATTCCGGTTGAGCATAAAGTGTGGATGCCATCATCGGTTAAGTTTGAATTTTCTGGTGGCTTACTGGGTTTTAAATTAGCCGGATATTTTTTGGCGGTTTTTAAAAACTACGAGATCAACCCACAGATCAGCAAAAAAACGTTTGCCGAGGTGATGAAGGTTACCGCCGGAGTTAATAAAAAAGATTCGGTTTACTGGCAGCAGGCGCGGCCCGTTCCGCTAACAGATGAAGAAAAAATTGATTACGAAAAGAAAGCAGTGTTAGCCCGCAAGCGCGAATCCAAGCCTTACCTTGATTCGTTAGATCGCGTAAATAACCGGGCTTCGATACCTGGCTTTCTCTTTTCGGGGTTAAACTTTAGCAATCGTTACAAAAAAACATATTTCCGTACCGAATCGGTTATCGGGTCGCTGCTGTTTAACACGGTAGAAGGATTTGCCATTAACTACGGAGCGGCTTACGTAAAGCAGATTGACAGCCTTAATAATAAATACCTGCGCTTGGGCGGGCATATCCGTTATGGCTTTAGCAACCAATTACTGCATGGCAATATCAACGCTACTGTACCGGTTAACAATTATACCTTTAACTTGTATGCCGGCTCTGATGTGGTTGACCTGAACAACAAACAACCTATCTCGGTGTTGGCTAATGAGTTCAGCAGTCTTTTTTTAAGGCAAAACTATCAAAAGCTGTACGATAAGCATTTCGTTAGCTTATCTGTGTCGCACCGACTGGCCGGAGGCTGGATGGCAACCGCAGGTGCCGAATATGCCGACCGCAAATGGCTAAACAATACCTCGCAGTACAGCTTTTTCCGTAAAGATCGTCCCTATACATCCAACAACCCTTTTATGCCCGAGGCGGATGTACCATTGTTTCCGCAAACACAATCGTTTAAAGTTAGCGTAACTACCAGCTATAATTTCAGTAACCGGTACGTTACCTATCCAACCGGAAGGCACTATTTACCGTCAGACTATCCTACATTAACCGTTGGCTACACTAAAGGCATCAAAAACGTGTTAGGCTCTGATGTGGACTATGACTTGATTACTGCCAGTTTAGCAAAAAACAATGTTAGCCTGGGCATGTACGGTAAGTTTTCATTTTACATTGGTGCCGGCAAGTTTTTAAATAACAAACAACTTTTTTACACCGATTATAAACACTTTGCCGGTAACGAAATTTTGCACTATCAGGATGCGCCCGACGCCTTTTTGATGCTTAACTATTACACTTACAGTACCAGCAAGCAATACCTGGAAGGCCACTTAGAGCAAAACTTTGGCGGCTTGTTTTTAAGCAAGCTTCCGCTTATCCGTAAACTGAAGCTGCAGGAAATTGTACAGGCCAATTACCTAACTACCCCTGGGTTAAAAAACTATACAGAGCTTGGTGCAGGTATAAGCTGGAATGGTTTAAAAGTACTGTACGGATGGTCTTACAACAGTGGACTAAACTCTAAGAATGCCTTACGCTTTGCTATTATTTTGCGATAA
- the ligA gene encoding NAD-dependent DNA ligase LigA — MAPEEAKQRIDSLTAELKQHNYNYYVLAQPTINDYDFDQLLKQLTELEKQYPEYADPESPTQRVGGEVTKEFKTVKHRWPMLSLGNTYNAQELLDFDQRVRKAIGDNFEYVAELKFDGLSMSMTYEQGQLVRAVTRGNGVEGDEVTTNVRTIHSVPKKLGVGDYPDFFEIRGEVLMHRKAFERLNNERIEKGELAYANPRNFASGTMKLQDSAEVARRPLDCFLYFLYTEKQLFKTHWDSLQAVKSWGFHVSEHTRLCKNMDDVLAFIAEWEQKRFDLSFDIDGIVIKVNNYAQQQELGFTAKVPRWAISYKYKAERVETVLESVAYNVGRTGAVTPVANLKPVLLAGTTVKRATLHNANEILRLDLHEGDSVYVEKGGEIIPKIISVNPDKRNPDAKPVAYRTTCPACETPLVRKEGEAAFYCPNDEGCPPQIVSKMQHFVSRRAMNIDGLGDETIETLYQHGFLSHISDIYELHTQADALKQMDRFGDKSITNMLKGIEQSKEMPFEKVLFGLGIRYVGETVARKLVAHFKTLERLQAATLEELTAVEEIGERIAQSLVEYMSGEVHQQELQKLQQQGLQFTLEEAEVVLQSDKLAGKTFIISGVFEKYSRDELKEMIEQNGGKIVSSISAKLNYLVAGDNMGPSKLEKANKLNIPIISDEDLLKMIG, encoded by the coding sequence ATGGCGCCTGAAGAAGCTAAACAACGCATTGACTCTTTAACTGCTGAGCTAAAGCAGCATAATTACAATTATTATGTATTGGCTCAACCTACCATTAACGATTACGATTTTGACCAGTTGCTTAAGCAATTGACCGAACTTGAAAAGCAGTACCCTGAATATGCAGACCCTGAATCGCCTACGCAACGTGTGGGTGGCGAGGTAACCAAAGAGTTTAAAACAGTTAAGCACCGCTGGCCGATGCTATCGCTGGGCAATACATACAATGCGCAGGAACTGCTTGATTTTGACCAGCGCGTACGCAAAGCCATTGGTGATAACTTTGAGTACGTGGCCGAATTAAAGTTTGACGGCCTATCCATGAGCATGACGTATGAGCAAGGCCAGCTGGTACGTGCCGTTACCCGCGGCAACGGTGTTGAAGGCGATGAGGTAACTACCAACGTTCGCACTATACACTCGGTGCCTAAAAAGTTGGGCGTGGGCGACTATCCCGACTTTTTTGAGATACGCGGCGAGGTGCTGATGCACCGTAAAGCTTTTGAACGCTTAAACAATGAGCGCATAGAAAAAGGTGAGTTAGCCTATGCTAACCCGCGCAACTTTGCCTCGGGCACCATGAAGCTGCAAGACTCGGCCGAAGTAGCACGCCGTCCACTCGATTGCTTTTTATACTTTTTATATACCGAAAAACAGCTATTTAAAACCCATTGGGATAGCTTGCAAGCAGTAAAAAGCTGGGGCTTCCATGTGAGTGAGCATACCCGCTTGTGTAAAAACATGGATGATGTGCTGGCCTTTATTGCCGAATGGGAACAAAAGCGCTTTGACCTCAGCTTTGATATTGATGGTATTGTTATCAAAGTAAATAACTATGCCCAACAACAAGAATTAGGCTTTACCGCTAAAGTTCCGCGTTGGGCAATCTCCTATAAATATAAAGCCGAGCGGGTAGAAACCGTACTGGAAAGCGTAGCTTACAACGTGGGCCGTACTGGTGCTGTTACTCCCGTAGCCAACCTGAAACCGGTACTGCTGGCAGGAACAACAGTTAAACGTGCCACCCTGCATAACGCCAACGAAATACTGCGGCTTGACTTGCACGAAGGCGATTCGGTTTATGTAGAGAAAGGCGGTGAGATTATCCCGAAAATCATTAGTGTAAACCCCGATAAGCGCAACCCGGATGCTAAGCCTGTAGCCTACCGTACTACCTGCCCCGCCTGCGAAACACCGCTGGTACGTAAAGAAGGCGAAGCCGCTTTTTACTGCCCTAACGATGAAGGCTGCCCGCCGCAAATTGTAAGTAAAATGCAGCACTTTGTAAGCCGCCGCGCCATGAATATTGATGGACTGGGCGACGAAACCATCGAAACCTTATACCAGCATGGCTTCTTGTCGCACATCAGTGATATTTACGAATTGCATACCCAGGCTGACGCCTTAAAGCAGATGGACCGCTTTGGCGACAAATCAATCACCAATATGCTCAAGGGGATTGAACAATCAAAAGAGATGCCTTTTGAAAAGGTGTTGTTTGGCTTAGGTATCCGTTATGTTGGAGAAACGGTAGCGCGCAAACTGGTAGCTCATTTTAAAACGCTGGAAAGATTGCAGGCTGCCACTTTAGAAGAGCTAACCGCCGTTGAAGAAATTGGCGAGCGTATTGCCCAAAGCCTGGTGGAATATATGAGCGGCGAGGTACATCAGCAGGAATTACAAAAATTACAGCAGCAAGGTTTACAATTTACCCTCGAAGAAGCAGAAGTAGTTTTACAAAGCGATAAACTGGCAGGTAAAACCTTTATTATATCGGGCGTATTTGAAAAATACTCGCGCGATGAATTGAAAGAGATGATTGAGCAAAATGGCGGCAAAATAGTAAGCAGCATTTCGGCCAAGCTTAACTACCTGGTAGCAGGCGATAACATGGGCCCATCCAAGTTAGAAAAAGCCAACAAGCTTAATATCCCGATTATTAGTGATGAGGATTTGTTAAAGATGATTGGATAA
- a CDS encoding cation:proton antiporter, giving the protein MSTYTTLIVLSGLVIFSYLFDLIAGKTKIPSVLLLLFLGVGIKQVVEYFNIHLFNLSTILPTLGTLGLILIVFEGALELKYTPDKNAVIKKSFFSALIILLCTTFTISWILYQLSGGDYYLCFINAIPFCVISSAIAIPSASSITKHKKEFIIYESSFSDILTVVLFNFMLSNKHINVGSFAKLGVELAIILAFALGACLLLLYLIGRITHHVKFFLIIAILILVYAIGQSYHLSALIIVLSLGLFLNNADQIKPQWFKKYFIYHGLSFDLKQLLQLSAESAFLMRTFFFVIFGFTMDVNQLQKWSVLIIGSFVLSAIYIIRFLYIKLVSKTDLMPELVIAPRGLISVLLFYNLPKYLRLPGVETGLLFVVILATSIIMSIGLFVYNRRLSNKEFENV; this is encoded by the coding sequence TTGAGTACTTATACTACACTGATTGTACTGAGCGGACTAGTTATTTTTTCTTACCTGTTCGACCTAATTGCCGGAAAAACTAAAATACCCTCGGTATTACTATTGCTGTTTTTGGGTGTAGGCATCAAGCAGGTTGTTGAGTATTTTAATATTCACTTATTTAACCTCTCTACCATCCTACCTACTTTAGGAACACTGGGTTTAATTCTAATTGTATTTGAAGGCGCCTTAGAGCTAAAATATACACCCGACAAAAATGCGGTGATTAAAAAGTCGTTCTTTTCGGCGTTGATTATCCTACTCTGTACCACTTTTACCATCTCCTGGATTTTGTACCAATTAAGCGGAGGCGATTATTATCTCTGTTTTATTAACGCTATACCTTTCTGTGTAATTAGCTCGGCTATTGCCATACCCTCCGCCTCAAGCATTACCAAGCATAAAAAGGAGTTTATTATTTACGAATCGTCCTTTTCGGATATCTTAACGGTAGTACTGTTTAATTTTATGCTCAGCAATAAGCATATTAATGTGGGATCGTTTGCCAAACTGGGTGTTGAGCTAGCTATTATTTTGGCGTTTGCCCTGGGCGCCTGTTTGTTGTTGCTATACCTTATAGGCCGCATTACTCACCACGTTAAGTTCTTCCTCATCATCGCCATCCTGATTTTGGTGTATGCTATTGGGCAGTCTTATCACTTGTCGGCACTCATTATTGTATTGTCGTTAGGCTTGTTCCTGAATAATGCAGACCAGATTAAGCCGCAATGGTTCAAGAAATACTTTATTTATCACGGCCTGAGTTTTGATCTTAAACAATTGCTTCAATTATCGGCCGAAAGTGCCTTTTTGATGCGCACGTTTTTCTTTGTAATTTTTGGCTTTACCATGGATGTAAATCAGCTGCAAAAATGGTCGGTTTTAATTATCGGCTCATTTGTTCTGTCCGCTATTTACATTATCAGATTTTTATATATCAAGTTAGTGTCGAAAACCGATTTAATGCCAGAACTGGTTATTGCGCCACGTGGATTAATCAGCGTATTACTTTTTTATAATTTGCCCAAATACTTACGGCTACCGGGAGTTGAAACCGGATTGCTGTTTGTAGTTATACTGGCTACCAGTATTATTATGAGTATCGGCCTGTTTGTCTACAACCGCCGCCTCAGCAATAAAGAGTTTGAGAATGTGTGA
- a CDS encoding NADH:flavin oxidoreductase/NADH oxidase produces MAHLFDSINIKGVKLKNRITVSPMCEYSSEDGFANDWHLVHLGSMATGGAGLIITEATAVSPEGRITYADLGLWKDEHITKLKQITGFIEQQGCIAGIQLAHAGRKASHEKPWEGGKQFTAEHENGWETVAPSALAFTDGEEPPVALDKAGIEKVKADFKATTLRAVEAGFKVAEIHAAHGYLLHQFYSPLSNQRTDEYGGSFENRIRLLLEVTDVVKEVWPADYPLFVRISATDWTEGGWTIDDSVKLAAALKEKGVDLIDCSSGGNVPHASIPNKPGYQVPFAEKIKKEANILTGAVGLITTAEQANQIVETGQADLVLLAREMLRDPHFALRAAHELGHTVQWPLQYDRAQWR; encoded by the coding sequence ATGGCACATTTATTTGACAGTATTAATATTAAAGGCGTTAAACTTAAAAACCGCATCACGGTATCGCCCATGTGCGAGTACTCAAGCGAAGATGGTTTTGCCAACGACTGGCATCTGGTACATCTCGGCAGCATGGCTACCGGTGGCGCCGGATTAATTATTACCGAAGCAACGGCAGTTTCGCCCGAGGGTCGCATTACTTACGCCGACTTAGGTCTATGGAAAGATGAGCATATAACTAAGCTTAAACAAATAACAGGTTTCATTGAGCAGCAAGGCTGCATAGCAGGTATACAACTGGCTCACGCCGGGCGTAAGGCCAGTCACGAAAAGCCATGGGAGGGCGGCAAACAATTTACAGCTGAACATGAAAACGGCTGGGAAACCGTTGCCCCGAGTGCCTTAGCATTTACAGACGGCGAGGAGCCGCCGGTAGCTTTAGACAAGGCTGGGATTGAAAAAGTTAAAGCCGATTTTAAAGCAACCACCCTGCGTGCTGTTGAAGCCGGCTTTAAAGTAGCCGAAATACATGCAGCACATGGATACCTGTTGCACCAGTTTTATTCGCCGCTGAGCAACCAGCGTACTGATGAATACGGCGGCTCTTTTGAAAATAGAATCAGGCTGCTTTTAGAGGTGACTGACGTAGTAAAAGAAGTATGGCCTGCCGATTATCCATTGTTTGTACGAATTTCGGCTACCGATTGGACCGAAGGTGGCTGGACTATTGATGACTCTGTAAAGCTGGCTGCTGCCTTAAAAGAAAAAGGCGTAGATTTGATTGACTGTTCATCAGGGGGTAACGTGCCTCATGCCAGTATACCTAACAAGCCGGGCTACCAGGTACCGTTTGCAGAAAAGATAAAAAAGGAAGCAAATATACTTACCGGTGCGGTAGGTTTAATTACCACGGCCGAACAGGCTAACCAAATTGTAGAAACGGGGCAAGCCGATTTAGTTTTACTGGCACGCGAGATGTTACGCGATCCTCATTTTGCATTGCGTGCTGCCCACGAGTTAGGCCATACCGTGCAATGGCCGCTGCAATACGACCGTGCGCAATGGCGGTAA
- a CDS encoding OsmC family protein encodes MKRTAKAHWNGTLKEGRGEITTQSTTLNNTQYSFKTRFEQGVGTNPEELIAAAHAGCFTMAVGAALSQQGFTPGDLTTAAVLDLDMNNLVITGIHLDLEASTIDGVSEEQFVAVAEDAKKNCIISKALSVPFTLNVTYGSKA; translated from the coding sequence ATGAAACGTACAGCAAAGGCACACTGGAATGGTACTTTAAAAGAAGGCCGCGGCGAAATTACTACCCAAAGTACTACTTTAAATAACACACAATACTCATTTAAAACACGTTTTGAGCAAGGTGTGGGCACTAACCCCGAAGAACTGATTGCAGCTGCACATGCAGGTTGCTTTACCATGGCTGTTGGTGCAGCTTTAAGTCAGCAAGGTTTTACCCCCGGCGATTTAACTACTGCCGCTGTTTTAGATTTAGACATGAACAACCTGGTAATTACCGGTATTCATTTAGATTTAGAGGCAAGTACTATTGATGGTGTTTCTGAAGAGCAGTTTGTTGCCGTGGCAGAGGATGCTAAAAAGAACTGTATCATTTCTAAAGCATTAAGCGTACCATTTACCTTAAATGTAACTTACGGTTCAAAAGCCTAA
- a CDS encoding DUF4230 domain-containing protein: MTRIRTSLSFTISLITVGFLIFLFFYMKHQFTAVRSEVTEDVMVEKITSMGKLELVKYSMKDVLEKKQVHTILPDERVLFVAVGEVTACIDLTKVARKDIVQDAVQKTITVVLPQPEICYTKLDHQRSKVYDVSGVILPSTTQAMVEDIYKLAEKRLLENAQQMDITGKARQNAQLIFKPLLEGVSGKTVILKFK, encoded by the coding sequence ATGACTCGCATCCGTACCTCTCTAAGTTTTACAATTTCTCTGATTACTGTTGGCTTTCTCATCTTCTTGTTTTTTTACATGAAGCACCAGTTTACGGCGGTACGCAGTGAAGTAACTGAGGATGTAATGGTAGAGAAAATTACCAGCATGGGTAAGCTTGAACTGGTCAAATACAGCATGAAAGATGTGCTTGAGAAAAAGCAGGTACATACCATTTTGCCCGATGAGCGTGTGTTGTTTGTAGCGGTAGGCGAAGTAACTGCCTGTATTGACTTAACCAAGGTTGCCCGTAAAGACATTGTTCAAGACGCTGTACAAAAAACAATAACTGTGGTGCTGCCCCAGCCCGAAATTTGCTACACTAAACTCGACCATCAACGCTCGAAAGTGTATGATGTAAGTGGCGTGATTTTACCTAGTACTACCCAAGCCATGGTCGAAGATATTTATAAGCTTGCCGAAAAACGCCTGTTAGAAAATGCACAGCAAATGGATATCACCGGCAAAGCCCGTCAAAATGCGCAGCTTATTTTTAAGCCTCTGCTCGAAGGGGTGTCAGGCAAAACCGTTATCCTCAAATTCAAGTAA
- a CDS encoding AI-2E family transporter — protein MQTKQYPFYIQSTVVLFGLILFIYALATLADILIPLAFSAFIAILLNRLVNKLEKFRLPKIVAISVSLLIATIFIAGVFYFLSSQISSFGATIPALKMKFSHIINDLQMWTFKHFGIDTQRQAKFIKDTVNNSKGLVGQTITTVLGLLSVVLLIPVYVFLILLYKTLIINFLYEVFSEENSVRVAEILQETKSAIQSYIVGLLTETLIVAIMNSIALLLLDVKYAILFGVIGALLNMLPYIGGIIAIALPVLMATVTKDGYSTQLGIIAAYLVIQFIDNNILVPRIVSSKVQINALVSIIVVLLGGALWGISGMFLSIPFIAVLKIVFDRIDDLKPWGKLFGDTVPTRSIGHIWLRRRQRLSQNQM, from the coding sequence ATGCAAACCAAGCAATACCCATTTTATATACAAAGTACCGTTGTTTTATTCGGCCTTATTTTATTTATATACGCTTTAGCTACATTAGCTGATATTTTAATACCGCTGGCCTTTTCTGCATTTATAGCTATACTGCTTAACCGGTTAGTAAATAAGCTTGAGAAATTTCGTTTACCCAAGATAGTAGCCATTTCTGTATCACTCTTGATAGCGACCATTTTTATCGCAGGCGTATTTTACTTTTTATCGTCTCAAATCTCATCCTTCGGTGCCACAATACCTGCTTTAAAAATGAAATTTTCGCACATCATTAACGACTTACAGATGTGGACCTTTAAGCACTTTGGTATTGACACACAGCGCCAGGCTAAATTTATTAAAGACACAGTAAATAACAGTAAGGGTTTGGTAGGACAGACCATTACCACAGTTTTAGGGTTATTAAGTGTTGTACTTTTAATTCCGGTATATGTATTTCTGATATTGCTTTACAAAACGCTTATTATAAATTTTTTATATGAAGTTTTTTCGGAAGAAAACTCAGTGCGCGTAGCCGAAATTTTGCAGGAAACCAAATCAGCTATACAAAGCTACATTGTGGGTTTGCTTACCGAAACCCTGATTGTAGCTATCATGAATTCGATAGCCTTATTACTGCTTGATGTTAAGTATGCCATACTTTTTGGCGTTATTGGAGCGCTACTTAATATGCTGCCTTACATCGGTGGCATAATTGCTATTGCATTACCTGTTTTAATGGCTACCGTTACCAAAGATGGCTACTCAACCCAATTAGGTATCATTGCCGCTTATTTGGTCATCCAGTTTATTGACAATAATATTTTAGTACCGCGCATTGTATCATCAAAAGTGCAAATTAATGCTTTGGTATCTATTATAGTGGTGCTTTTGGGCGGTGCGCTGTGGGGCATATCAGGTATGTTTTTGTCTATACCGTTTATTGCTGTCTTAAAGATTGTTTTTGACCGTATTGACGACCTGAAGCCATGGGGGAAATTATTTGGAGATACTGTCCCTACACGTAGCATTGGACATATATGGCTAAGACGACGCCAGCGCCTAAGCCAAAACCAAATGTAA